A window from Paraburkholderia acidiphila encodes these proteins:
- a CDS encoding metal-dependent hydrolase family protein — MASRIKRRGNAIGPVSACLCDKALAAFANRRISADLARRGFLIGMGASLLSAVLPEFSRAQQPGAAAPAQPTTFTNFRLFDGKSAALQDGMYLVVDGGRISQLRRGAPDAQNAAGGRVIDCGGKVMMPGLIDMHWHSLLAALPIAAIIQSDLSFVYLAAGAEAQRTLLRGFTTIRDVGGPAFALKQAIDAGMLSGPRIYPCGAMITTTGGHGDFRLLTDVPRTTGQISEVERTGAAAIADSADEVRLRVREQFMMGATQIKIVGCGGVSTPRSPLDMLTFTEPQLRAAVETASDWGTYVLVHAYTPESVKRSVAAGAQCVEHGHLIDDRTAETLAKSGTWLSTQPFTSEEDVAPMAPSSREKFLEVTAGTDNMYKLARKHGLKVAFGTDLIFSQALATRQGTMLGHMTRWYSNAEALRMATATNAQLLALAGERNPYPHKLGVLEEGAYADLLIVAGDPLQDLTLLANPDQNLNLIMKDGRIFKDALKA; from the coding sequence ATGGCTTCCAGAATCAAGCGCCGCGGCAACGCAATCGGCCCAGTTTCCGCGTGCCTGTGCGACAAGGCACTTGCAGCGTTCGCGAATCGCCGCATCAGCGCCGATCTTGCGCGGCGCGGCTTTTTGATCGGCATGGGCGCATCCTTGTTGAGCGCGGTGTTGCCCGAGTTCAGCCGTGCACAGCAGCCCGGCGCCGCGGCCCCCGCGCAGCCCACGACATTCACGAACTTCCGGCTGTTCGACGGCAAGTCGGCCGCGCTGCAGGACGGCATGTATCTCGTGGTCGATGGCGGCCGCATCTCGCAGTTGCGCCGGGGCGCGCCCGACGCACAGAACGCTGCGGGCGGACGCGTGATCGACTGCGGCGGCAAGGTGATGATGCCTGGCCTTATCGACATGCACTGGCATTCGCTGCTCGCCGCACTACCTATCGCGGCCATCATTCAGTCCGACTTGAGTTTCGTGTACCTGGCCGCGGGCGCGGAAGCGCAGCGCACGCTGTTGCGCGGATTCACGACCATTCGTGACGTGGGGGGCCCCGCGTTCGCCTTGAAGCAGGCCATCGATGCCGGCATGCTGAGCGGCCCGCGCATTTATCCCTGCGGCGCGATGATCACCACGACGGGCGGCCACGGCGACTTTCGTCTGCTGACCGACGTGCCGCGTACGACGGGCCAGATCAGCGAGGTAGAACGAACCGGCGCCGCGGCCATTGCCGATTCAGCCGACGAAGTGCGCCTGCGTGTGCGCGAGCAGTTCATGATGGGCGCGACGCAGATCAAGATCGTGGGTTGCGGCGGCGTCTCTACGCCGCGCAGCCCGCTCGACATGCTCACGTTCACCGAACCGCAACTGCGAGCCGCGGTGGAAACGGCATCAGACTGGGGCACCTACGTACTCGTGCATGCGTATACGCCGGAATCGGTGAAGCGCTCGGTTGCCGCGGGCGCGCAATGTGTCGAGCACGGACACCTCATCGACGACCGAACCGCCGAGACCCTGGCGAAGAGCGGCACATGGTTGAGTACGCAACCGTTTACCAGTGAGGAGGATGTTGCGCCGATGGCGCCCTCGAGCCGCGAGAAGTTTCTGGAAGTGACCGCCGGGACCGACAACATGTACAAGCTCGCGCGCAAGCACGGGCTCAAGGTCGCGTTCGGTACGGACCTGATCTTCTCTCAGGCGCTGGCCACGCGGCAAGGCACGATGCTTGGGCACATGACGCGCTGGTATTCGAATGCGGAGGCATTGCGCATGGCCACGGCCACGAATGCTCAATTGCTCGCGCTGGCGGGCGAACGCAATCCGTATCCGCACAAACTTGGCGTGCTGGAAGAGGGCGCGTATGCGGATCTGCTGATCGTGGCTGGCGACCCGCTCCAGGATCTGACGCTGCTGGCCAACCCCGATCAGAACCTGAACCTGATCATGAAGGATGGCCGGATTTTCAAGGATGCGTTGAAGGCGTGA
- a CDS encoding porin, with the protein MRLHDKETQLKKKILAALPLALAAAGAHAQSSVTLYGLIDLGVDYASNVANGANGQLVPGTGSKLVQMQSGVPAGSRWGLRGTEDLGGGYSAIFRLESGFNAATGGLGGGLAFSRNAYVGFKSDQYGQVTFGKQWDATVDLIEPYSLNGNYGGWYFAHPNDMDNLDNGFPVNNAVKYVSPVLAGFQFEGHYSFGGQAGQFSNNASYSAAAAYTLGSFSAGVGYLRVNDPITAVAGYGSGGSFVNSVFGDALANARYQGILSAGASYVIGSLKLMTNYSNVDFASATGSGDLHFQNFEVAGTYAVTPAFTVGAGYTYTVGQDHATDGSPKYHQVNLIGQYAISKRTSVYAMGVYQHAAGSADNAQITGFNPSGTDNQAVARVGITHAF; encoded by the coding sequence ATGCGGCTCCACGATAAGGAGACTCAATTGAAGAAGAAGATTCTCGCGGCGCTGCCGCTGGCGCTCGCCGCAGCGGGCGCGCACGCGCAAAGCAGCGTGACGCTGTACGGCCTCATCGACCTCGGCGTGGACTATGCCAGCAATGTCGCGAATGGGGCGAACGGCCAGCTCGTGCCGGGCACCGGCAGCAAGCTCGTGCAGATGCAAAGCGGCGTGCCCGCCGGCAGCCGCTGGGGTTTGCGCGGCACCGAAGACCTGGGCGGCGGCTACTCCGCGATCTTCCGGCTCGAAAGCGGCTTCAATGCCGCGACGGGCGGACTCGGCGGCGGTCTCGCGTTTTCGCGTAACGCCTATGTCGGCTTCAAGTCGGATCAATACGGCCAGGTCACCTTCGGCAAGCAATGGGACGCCACCGTCGATCTGATCGAACCGTATTCGCTCAACGGCAACTACGGCGGCTGGTATTTCGCACACCCGAACGACATGGACAACCTCGACAACGGGTTCCCTGTCAACAACGCCGTGAAATACGTGAGCCCCGTGCTCGCCGGCTTCCAGTTCGAAGGCCACTACTCGTTTGGCGGCCAGGCGGGGCAGTTCTCGAACAACGCCTCGTATAGCGCGGCGGCGGCCTACACGCTCGGCTCGTTCAGCGCGGGCGTGGGCTACCTGCGCGTGAACGATCCGATCACAGCGGTCGCCGGTTATGGCAGCGGCGGCAGCTTCGTGAACTCGGTGTTCGGCGATGCGCTCGCCAACGCGCGCTACCAGGGCATCCTTTCGGCCGGCGCGTCGTACGTGATCGGCAGCCTCAAGCTGATGACGAACTACTCGAACGTGGACTTCGCATCGGCCACGGGCAGCGGCGACCTGCACTTCCAGAACTTCGAAGTGGCCGGCACCTACGCCGTGACGCCCGCCTTCACCGTGGGCGCGGGCTACACCTACACGGTGGGCCAGGACCACGCCACCGATGGCTCGCCGAAGTATCACCAGGTCAACCTGATCGGCCAGTACGCGATTTCGAAGCGCACGTCGGTCTATGCGATGGGCGTGTACCAGCACGCGGCGGGCTCGGCGGATAACGCGCAGATCACGGGCTTCAACCCCTCGGGCACCGACAACCAGGCCGTCGCCCGCGTGGGCATCACGCACGCGTTCTGA
- a CDS encoding ABC transporter substrate-binding protein, which translates to MKRLTSLFRAACLAAPLAIAALPAHAAGTWCSSGKPVRFAGITWESGNFTSEVLRYILKNGYSCQTDTVPGSTAATETALSRNDLQIWAEQWTGRSEIIAGAVKAGSVKLVGDTLPGGTKEGWYVPDYVVHGDAKRGIKASAPDLQSVSDLPKYKGLFVDDEEPDRGRFLNCPSGWDCERVNTRLLKLLKLDDTYTNFRPGTGAALDAAISSAYARGKPILTYYWEPAALMAKYKFVQLKMPPFNEACWKTLRDANSPQQCASSYLVSQLKIGVSTPFYQAEPDVMAFFSKASFPIDFLNTTILDMTEHKVDAQDEALKFLKQHPEMWKTWVPADVAAKVQKSLGA; encoded by the coding sequence ATGAAACGCTTGACGTCCCTCTTCCGCGCGGCCTGCCTCGCGGCGCCGCTCGCCATCGCCGCGTTGCCGGCGCACGCCGCAGGCACCTGGTGCAGCAGCGGCAAGCCCGTGCGCTTCGCGGGCATCACATGGGAAAGCGGCAACTTCACGAGCGAAGTGCTGCGCTACATCCTCAAGAACGGCTATAGCTGCCAGACCGACACCGTGCCCGGCAGCACCGCGGCCACCGAAACGGCGCTCTCGCGCAACGACCTGCAGATCTGGGCCGAACAGTGGACGGGCCGTTCGGAGATCATCGCGGGCGCGGTCAAGGCGGGCTCGGTCAAGCTCGTGGGCGACACGCTGCCGGGCGGCACGAAGGAAGGCTGGTACGTGCCCGACTACGTGGTGCACGGCGACGCGAAGCGCGGCATCAAGGCCAGCGCGCCCGACCTTCAATCCGTGAGCGATCTGCCCAAATACAAGGGCCTTTTCGTCGACGACGAGGAACCGGATCGCGGCCGCTTCCTCAACTGCCCCTCGGGCTGGGACTGCGAGCGCGTGAATACGCGCTTGCTCAAGCTGCTCAAGCTCGACGACACCTACACGAACTTCCGCCCCGGCACGGGCGCGGCGCTCGACGCGGCCATCTCCTCGGCCTACGCGCGCGGCAAGCCGATTCTCACCTACTACTGGGAACCGGCCGCGCTGATGGCGAAGTACAAGTTCGTTCAGCTCAAGATGCCGCCGTTCAACGAGGCATGCTGGAAGACGCTGCGCGACGCCAACAGCCCGCAGCAATGCGCCTCGTCGTACCTGGTCTCGCAGTTGAAGATCGGCGTTTCGACACCGTTCTATCAGGCCGAGCCCGATGTGATGGCCTTCTTCTCGAAGGCGAGCTTCCCCATCGACTTCCTGAACACGACGATCCTCGACATGACCGAGCATAAGGTCGATGCGCAGGACGAAGCGCTCAAGTTCCTCAAGCAGCACCCCGAGATGTGGAAGACCTGGGTGCCCGCCGATGTCGCGGCGAAGGTGCAGAAGTCGCTTGGCGCGTAA
- a CDS encoding alpha/beta hydrolase yields MTRTWALRWIKRLVLFVLIAFVCIAGVRLYDAQRKAPLSLWHTYVPQDMHVHEIDQATWEEYIANENRVFDSVKKNVTDKLPADERVPANRYFSGSPIYPGHLRTDWNRSFTLMPQGTPRGVAVMLHGLTDSPYSLRHIAQRYQQDGFAVVVVRLPGHGTVPSGLTEVTAEDWEAATRLAVREARRRVPAPLPLHIVGYSNGGALALQYALEVLDDPSLPKADRLILLSPMIGITAFARFAGLAALPAILPAFAKAAWLDIVPEFNPFKYNSFPVNGARQSWRVTRKIQQEVADAARNGKLAALPPVLAFQSVLDSTVSTSAIISSLYSQLPANGSELVLFDINRTAQWSPLLRASMRDALRRLLPVPPLRYRLTVLTNASATSQQVVEARTAPNETTAKVEPTGLDYPPDVYSLSHVALPFPVTDSLYGRTPDPNDDVGIHLGAQSVRGETGALMVGAGFLTRLSWNPFYGYIVERIDKLAGHGP; encoded by the coding sequence TTGACGAGAACGTGGGCACTTCGCTGGATCAAGCGGCTTGTTCTTTTCGTGCTGATCGCGTTCGTGTGCATTGCCGGCGTGCGCCTGTACGACGCGCAGCGCAAGGCGCCGTTGAGCCTGTGGCACACGTATGTGCCGCAAGACATGCACGTGCACGAAATCGATCAGGCGACGTGGGAGGAGTACATCGCGAATGAGAACCGCGTGTTCGACTCGGTGAAGAAGAACGTGACCGACAAACTACCGGCGGACGAACGCGTGCCCGCCAATCGCTATTTCTCGGGCAGCCCGATTTATCCGGGCCACCTTCGCACCGACTGGAACCGCTCGTTCACGCTCATGCCGCAGGGTACGCCGCGCGGCGTGGCCGTGATGCTGCACGGGCTGACCGATTCGCCCTATAGCCTGCGGCACATCGCGCAGCGCTATCAGCAAGATGGCTTCGCGGTGGTCGTGGTGCGTTTGCCGGGGCACGGTACCGTGCCCTCGGGTCTGACCGAAGTGACGGCGGAGGACTGGGAGGCGGCCACGCGCCTCGCCGTGCGCGAAGCGCGGCGCCGCGTGCCGGCGCCTTTACCGCTGCATATCGTGGGGTATTCGAACGGCGGCGCGCTCGCGCTGCAATACGCGCTCGAGGTGCTCGACGACCCGAGCCTGCCGAAAGCGGATCGCCTGATCCTGCTTTCGCCGATGATCGGCATTACGGCCTTCGCGCGCTTCGCGGGGCTCGCGGCATTGCCCGCGATCCTGCCTGCGTTTGCGAAAGCCGCGTGGCTCGACATCGTGCCGGAGTTCAATCCGTTCAAGTACAACTCGTTTCCGGTGAACGGCGCGCGCCAGTCGTGGCGGGTCACGCGCAAGATCCAGCAGGAAGTGGCGGACGCGGCGCGCAACGGCAAACTGGCGGCGCTGCCGCCCGTGCTCGCCTTCCAGTCCGTGCTCGACTCCACAGTCAGCACGAGCGCGATCATCAGTTCGTTGTATTCGCAACTGCCCGCCAATGGCAGCGAGCTGGTGCTCTTCGACATCAACCGCACAGCGCAATGGAGCCCGCTGCTGCGCGCCTCGATGCGTGACGCGCTGCGCCGTCTCCTGCCCGTGCCGCCGCTGCGCTACCGGCTCACCGTGCTCACCAACGCCTCCGCCACCTCACAGCAAGTGGTCGAAGCGAGAACGGCGCCGAACGAAACAACGGCGAAAGTCGAACCCACGGGGCTCGACTATCCACCTGATGTTTATTCGCTTTCACACGTGGCCCTGCCGTTTCCGGTGACCGATTCGCTGTACGGCCGCACCCCCGATCCCAACGACGACGTGGGCATCCACCTTGGCGCCCAGTCCGTACGCGGCGAAACCGGGGCGCTGATGGTGGGGGCGGGGTTCCTCACGCGGCTTTCGTGGAACCCCTTCTACGGGTACATCGTCGAGCGCATCGACAAGCTGGCGGGTCATGGGCCGTGA
- a CDS encoding AI-2E family transporter: protein MKQDLVTFTCVVVIAVITGWVLYIGRPVLVPIAFAIITSYVIYGLADILRRVPRVGTRIRAGVRYWSAAALILVAAWLATELLLSDTDRMVAVAPKYEATLLALLAKITALFHLETEASWTAFRRELLATVNVQSLLTSLLGSLSSLMATTLVVLLYTAFFMVEMGRFRRKLSAVMRGKADMEPVIDAINAKIGTYLALKALLGVVLGILSWICMHLVGLEFAPIIAVLIVLLNFVPYAGSLISVALPALLAALQFGQWNEAITLLIALSAINFVMGNLLDPWLMAGSLNLSPAVILMSLAAWTAIWGIPGAFLAVPGTVALTIIFSAFSSTRPLALLLTKDDVVRHAE, encoded by the coding sequence ATGAAACAGGATCTCGTCACGTTCACCTGCGTGGTCGTCATTGCCGTCATCACGGGATGGGTGCTGTATATCGGGCGGCCCGTGCTGGTGCCGATCGCATTCGCGATCATCACGTCGTACGTGATCTATGGACTCGCCGACATCCTGCGGCGCGTGCCGCGCGTGGGCACGCGCATTCGTGCGGGCGTGCGCTACTGGAGCGCCGCCGCGCTCATCCTCGTGGCCGCATGGCTCGCCACCGAACTGCTGCTATCCGACACGGACCGCATGGTCGCCGTGGCGCCCAAGTACGAGGCCACGCTGCTCGCGTTGCTCGCCAAAATCACCGCGCTGTTTCATCTGGAAACCGAAGCTTCGTGGACAGCATTTCGGCGCGAGTTGCTCGCGACCGTCAACGTACAGTCGCTCCTCACTTCGCTCCTCGGTTCGCTCTCTTCGCTCATGGCAACGACGCTCGTCGTCTTGCTGTACACGGCGTTCTTCATGGTCGAGATGGGGCGGTTCCGCCGCAAGCTCTCGGCGGTCATGCGCGGCAAGGCCGACATGGAGCCCGTGATCGACGCGATCAACGCGAAGATCGGCACGTATCTCGCGTTGAAAGCGCTGCTCGGCGTGGTGCTCGGGATTCTCAGCTGGATCTGCATGCATCTGGTCGGGCTGGAGTTCGCACCGATCATTGCCGTTCTCATCGTGTTGCTCAACTTCGTGCCGTATGCGGGCTCGCTCATCTCCGTTGCGCTTCCCGCCTTGCTTGCCGCGCTTCAATTCGGCCAGTGGAACGAGGCGATCACGCTGCTCATTGCGCTTTCGGCGATCAACTTCGTGATGGGCAACCTGCTCGACCCGTGGTTGATGGCAGGTTCGCTGAACCTGAGTCCCGCGGTCATTCTCATGAGCCTGGCCGCATGGACGGCGATCTGGGGCATTCCAGGCGCATTTCTCGCCGTGCCGGGGACCGTGGCGCTCACGATCATCTTCTCGGCGTTCAGTTCCACACGGCCGCTGGCGTTGCTGTTGACCAAAGACGATGTCGTCAGGCATGCAGAATAA
- a CDS encoding S1C family serine protease, with protein MSTIKYRRRGLIAGVAVALAGAWVVSHEHASADERGVTKTSLSVPAPRTDDVKGTAPNFAAIVAQYGPAVVHVEVVKENPDSEDGHSGALGSGFIVSQDGYILTNNHVVEGADDVTVKLTDGRKFPARVIGTDKAGDVAVLKIAGTGFPTVKIGNPANSKVGDWVVAIGSPYGLDNTVTSGIISAKSRQLSEDSPTHLIQTDVPVNPGNSGGPLFNLNGEVIGINSMIYSRTGGFQGLSFAIPIDEAMHIKDQIVQGGGNGNGSTLAHNSRPRLGVAVRALSGDEAQQVGVEGGVLVVKSGGPAKAAGISAGDVIIAVNGIEVDNVEQLQSMIARARSNVSIVVARDGEQMTAQVELAPRA; from the coding sequence ATGAGTACCATCAAATATCGGCGCCGGGGCCTGATCGCCGGTGTAGCGGTGGCGCTTGCCGGCGCCTGGGTTGTCAGCCATGAGCACGCGAGCGCGGACGAACGCGGCGTCACGAAAACGTCGTTGTCCGTACCCGCGCCCAGGACGGACGACGTCAAGGGCACGGCGCCGAACTTCGCGGCGATCGTCGCGCAGTACGGTCCGGCTGTGGTCCATGTCGAGGTCGTCAAGGAAAACCCGGACTCCGAAGACGGCCATTCGGGCGCGCTCGGATCGGGCTTCATCGTGAGCCAGGACGGCTACATCCTCACGAACAATCACGTCGTCGAAGGCGCGGACGACGTGACGGTCAAGCTCACCGACGGCCGCAAGTTCCCCGCGCGCGTCATCGGCACCGACAAGGCAGGCGACGTGGCCGTGCTGAAAATCGCGGGCACGGGTTTCCCGACCGTGAAGATCGGCAATCCGGCCAACAGCAAGGTGGGCGACTGGGTCGTCGCGATCGGCTCGCCTTACGGTCTCGACAACACCGTGACCTCGGGCATCATCAGCGCGAAGTCGCGCCAGCTTTCGGAAGACAGCCCGACGCATCTGATCCAGACCGACGTGCCGGTTAATCCGGGCAATTCGGGCGGCCCGCTCTTCAACCTGAACGGCGAAGTCATCGGCATCAATTCGATGATCTATTCGCGCACGGGCGGCTTCCAGGGCCTCTCGTTCGCCATTCCCATCGACGAAGCCATGCACATCAAGGATCAGATCGTGCAGGGCGGCGGCAACGGCAATGGCAGCACGCTGGCCCACAATTCGCGTCCGCGTCTTGGCGTGGCCGTGCGCGCGCTCAGCGGCGACGAAGCGCAGCAAGTCGGCGTGGAAGGTGGCGTGCTCGTCGTGAAATCGGGCGGTCCGGCCAAGGCGGCTGGCATCAGCGCCGGCGATGTGATCATCGCGGTCAACGGCATCGAAGTGGACAACGTCGAGCAACTGCAAAGCATGATCGCGCGGGCACGCAGCAACGTGTCGATCGTCGTTGCGCGCGACGGCGAGCAGATGACCGCGCAGGTCGAACTCGCGCCGCGCGCATAA
- a CDS encoding SLC13 family permease → MSTELLLTVACLACAIAMFLIGRPRSDAVALIMIVALSLSGVVTVNEALAGFSDPNIVLIAALFVLGDGLARTGVAQRVGDYLIARGGANERRLVVLIMAVVGVMGSVMSSTAVVAIFIPIVIRIARQSGVSRARMLMPVSMAALTSGMLTLVATTPNLVINSALVYHGYQGFSFFGITPLGLPILAASIAWMLFARRFLNGAGGAEASTRPSLNDWVARYSLEGRAFRLEVGADSPLVGQTLGHAGLDDDPVAHVVAIERRARMGATVLPATADSSIAPGDVLLLDVESASFDRKAFCARYALAVRHMSGAYFTDQTHDVGMAEVIVPPDSSLVGNVARSSAALRRHGVTVVGLRRADAALEQDLQATRLKVGDTLLVVGPWIDIFSMQSVERDIVCLAMPVESDAYVPVPHKALHALAIMALVIAMMLTPRVPNVLAGLIGCLLMGAFGCVSLDSAYRAIHWRSLVLIVGMLPFSIALQRTGGIDIAADAVLRVAGNWGAHGLLGAVFLLTLVIGTVISGTATAVLMAPVVLAMAAHLHASPYPFAMTTAVAASAAYMSPISTPVNALVSTAGGYRFREFIKVGSPAAIGALVITVLLVPLIWPVFPR, encoded by the coding sequence ATGTCTACCGAGCTTTTGTTGACCGTTGCCTGTCTGGCCTGCGCGATCGCGATGTTCCTGATCGGCCGGCCCCGCTCGGACGCGGTGGCGCTCATCATGATCGTCGCGCTGTCGCTCTCGGGCGTCGTGACCGTTAACGAGGCGCTGGCCGGTTTCTCCGACCCGAACATCGTTCTCATCGCGGCCCTCTTCGTGCTCGGCGACGGACTCGCGCGCACGGGCGTTGCCCAGCGCGTGGGCGACTATCTCATCGCGCGCGGCGGGGCCAACGAGCGCCGCCTCGTCGTGCTGATCATGGCTGTGGTTGGCGTCATGGGCTCGGTCATGAGTTCGACGGCCGTCGTGGCGATCTTCATTCCCATCGTCATTCGCATTGCGCGGCAGTCGGGCGTGTCGCGCGCGCGCATGCTCATGCCGGTCAGCATGGCCGCGCTCACGAGTGGCATGCTCACGCTCGTCGCCACGACGCCGAATCTCGTCATCAACAGCGCGCTCGTCTATCACGGCTACCAGGGCTTCAGTTTTTTCGGCATCACGCCGCTGGGCCTGCCGATTCTCGCCGCGAGCATTGCCTGGATGCTGTTCGCAAGACGCTTTCTGAACGGCGCAGGCGGCGCGGAGGCGAGCACGCGCCCGTCGCTGAACGACTGGGTCGCGCGCTATTCGCTCGAAGGGCGCGCCTTTCGCCTGGAGGTGGGCGCGGATTCCCCGCTCGTCGGGCAGACGCTCGGCCACGCCGGGCTCGACGACGACCCCGTGGCGCACGTCGTCGCGATCGAGCGGCGCGCGCGCATGGGCGCGACGGTGCTGCCGGCGACTGCGGACAGCAGCATTGCGCCCGGCGACGTGCTGCTGCTCGACGTGGAGTCCGCGAGCTTCGACCGCAAGGCGTTTTGCGCGCGCTATGCGCTCGCGGTGCGCCACATGTCGGGCGCGTACTTCACGGACCAGACCCACGACGTGGGCATGGCCGAGGTCATCGTGCCGCCGGACTCGTCGCTCGTGGGCAACGTCGCGCGCAGTTCGGCCGCGCTGCGCCGCCACGGCGTGACGGTCGTCGGCCTGCGCCGCGCCGACGCCGCGCTCGAGCAGGATCTGCAGGCCACGCGGCTGAAAGTGGGCGACACGCTGCTGGTGGTGGGGCCGTGGATCGACATCTTCTCGATGCAGTCGGTCGAGCGCGATATCGTGTGTCTCGCCATGCCGGTCGAAAGCGACGCCTACGTGCCCGTGCCCCACAAGGCGCTGCACGCGCTCGCCATCATGGCGCTCGTCATCGCGATGATGCTCACGCCACGCGTGCCGAACGTGCTCGCGGGCCTGATCGGCTGTCTGCTAATGGGCGCGTTCGGCTGCGTGAGCCTCGACAGCGCGTATCGGGCGATTCACTGGCGCAGCCTCGTGCTGATCGTGGGCATGCTGCCGTTTTCCATCGCGCTGCAACGCACGGGCGGCATCGACATTGCCGCCGACGCCGTGCTGCGCGTGGCCGGCAACTGGGGCGCGCATGGCCTGTTGGGCGCGGTTTTTCTGCTCACGCTCGTGATCGGCACCGTGATTTCCGGCACGGCGACGGCGGTGCTGATGGCGCCGGTGGTGCTCGCGATGGCGGCGCACCTGCATGCGTCGCCCTATCCGTTCGCGATGACGACGGCGGTTGCCGCATCCGCGGCCTATATGTCGCCAATCTCGACACCGGTGAATGCGCTCGTCAGCACGGCGGGCGGCTATCGGTTCCGGGAATTTATCAAGGTGGGCTCACCGGCTGCGATCGGGGCGCTCGTGATCACCGTACTGCTGGTACCGCTCATCTGGCCGGTTTTCCCGCGCTAG
- a CDS encoding LysR substrate-binding domain-containing protein, protein MRRLPSLSALRSFEEASRTLSFTRAAQNLHVTQGAISRQIRLLEDYLGTPLFMRHHHRLEITAAGKRLLPTLQAAFDSIAHTLDTIRADPSNSLLSVNAAPTLATRWLTPRLRDFQVRHPDLRISITNEYGPLHGTERNEDCQIRFGMEPLPGGQSTLLMRERHVLVGSAREFADVPADQNALREILAQHPWLYILDIDRRLLVWEAWLEAAALDVQIAPRGELEFSTLDQVIHAAVAGLGIAVADRHMIAPELANGTLVQLSEVEVVGPSGYWLDVRPEVQDTLRVRNFSNWLVEHHSEKTGEVPGAQTASNARCAANPGA, encoded by the coding sequence ATGCGCCGCCTTCCCTCTTTATCGGCACTGCGTTCATTCGAGGAGGCGAGCCGCACGCTCAGCTTCACCCGGGCAGCGCAGAACCTGCACGTGACTCAGGGGGCGATCAGCCGCCAGATTCGTCTGCTCGAAGACTATCTCGGCACGCCGCTCTTCATGCGGCATCATCACCGGCTGGAAATCACGGCCGCGGGCAAGCGTCTGCTGCCTACGCTCCAGGCCGCGTTCGACAGCATCGCGCACACGCTCGACACGATTCGCGCCGATCCGTCGAACAGCCTGCTCAGCGTCAATGCCGCGCCTACGCTCGCCACGCGCTGGCTCACACCGCGCCTGCGCGACTTCCAGGTGCGCCACCCCGATCTGCGCATCTCCATCACCAACGAATACGGCCCGCTGCACGGCACGGAGCGCAACGAAGATTGCCAGATCCGCTTCGGCATGGAGCCGCTGCCGGGTGGCCAGAGCACGCTGCTCATGCGCGAGCGTCACGTGCTCGTCGGCTCGGCGCGCGAATTCGCCGATGTCCCCGCCGATCAAAACGCGCTGCGCGAGATCCTCGCGCAGCATCCGTGGCTCTATATCCTCGATATCGACCGGCGCCTGCTGGTCTGGGAAGCGTGGCTCGAAGCCGCGGCGCTCGACGTGCAGATCGCACCGCGCGGGGAGCTGGAGTTCAGCACGCTCGATCAGGTCATCCACGCGGCAGTGGCCGGTCTTGGCATTGCCGTTGCCGACCGGCACATGATCGCGCCCGAACTGGCGAACGGCACGCTCGTCCAGCTGAGCGAGGTGGAAGTGGTGGGGCCTTCGGGATACTGGCTCGACGTGCGGCCCGAAGTGCAGGACACGCTACGCGTTCGCAACTTCAGCAACTGGCTGGTCGAGCACCATAGCGAAAAAACCGGCGAAGTACCCGGCGCACAAACCGCGAGCAACGCGCGATGCGCAGCTAACCCGGGCGCATGA